The Ochotona princeps isolate mOchPri1 chromosome 17, mOchPri1.hap1, whole genome shotgun sequence genome segment GTCAGTGCAGAGGAGTGATCACGATCACTAGTAAGAAGGCAACTGAATTGTGTTTTCTGTCACCTTGTACTTTTACACATTGTGTCTTTCTCCTTCATTGGCCTCCTACTAAGCCCATAGCACCTGATGGGCTGCTGTGGGCAAGGTGCTTCCTTCATTGAGAAAGCCTTGTCCATGAGAGAGTCAGCGGACCCAAaccacatattcttttttttttttttaagatttagttatttttattggaaaggcagatatacagagaggaggagagacagagaggaagattttcgatccgatggttcactccccaagccgccacaacatctggagctgagccaatccaaagccaggagccaggagcttcttccgggtctcccatgcgcagggtcccaaagccttgggctgtacttggctgctttcccaggccacaagcagggagctgtatgggaagtgggactgccggatacgaactggtgcccatatgggatcctggcacacattcaaggctaggacttgaactgccgcagtatcgcgccgggccccaaaccACACATTCTTGACGTGGTATATACAAATTTCCATGTACTCAGCTTTAGAGCTTCAACATTTTGCCTTATAGtcctcatttctttatttttcttaagattcatttattttttattggaaacacagattgacagagaaggagagacagaaagattttctatccactggttcattacccaaatggccacaatggccagagctgatccagtctgaagccaagagctttttctgggtctcccacgtggattcagggtcccaaggctttgggctgtcctcgactgctttcccaggccacaagcagggagctggatgggaagtggagcagccaggacacaaactgatatccatatgggatcccggagcttgcaaggtgagaatttagccattgagctatcacgctgggcccatttcttcattattttcttcttattattcttcttttttgtaaatataaaaataaaatgttaaagattCAGACAAGAACCCCTCCCTATCTGGTGTGTTCTGGTCATTCTCCTCAGCCCCTCCTCTGGAGATCCCAGCCATCAGGAAGGGAAGTGCAAGTTCACAGGGGCTGTGCGCCCTCAGCCTCAAGTTGTTCCTGCTGGAGGAATACCAGTTTGCACTGACCCAGCAGAAGGCTGTATCTTGAGCCTTTTCCAAATCTGTGTTATTTAAAATgtcttatttaaatgtaaatgcCTTGTTGACAATGTTTTATATGAGTAAATGCACTATTGACTGTGACCCATTAAGACAATGTGCATAATAGGGTGTCAACCATGTGGTAGCTTCCTGCTCCCTTTGAGAAAGAGCCAAAGTGCTAACGGAGGTAACTGTCTGGAACCATGTGCTTCATCTTCAGCAcccacccatgggtgctgttCCTGAGCACAGTAAGGAGGATTAGCTGGGATGTTCTATAACCCTATCCTGTTTCTTTTCgacctaaagaaaaaaatcacagaagcgTAAATGCAAAAGAGTAATGATATTATAAAGATGTGAACTTATCACTTTGATCGCTTGTTTATGTCAAGTACAACATTCACAGTTTCAGGCAGCTTCCTAGCCAGTCTCTTGCTCCGTAAGATCCTAGACTAGGCAAGAAACTCGGCTGAGGCCTCTGCCGCTGAGGCaccaggcccctgcagccacctTGGAGTTTACAGAGCTGAGAGTTGAGAAACTTTCCAGGGAACTGGTTATGTCATCTGTAGTGGACTCCGCACACACTTGTTTCCTTTGGTCCTCCTGGATCCTCTTCCTGGCACCACATTCCAGACCCTCAGCACTGGCTTTTTCTGTTTGTCCCAGCCTATCACCCAGCCCTTAGACTGAATTCCTGTTCTCATTTTCTTCCCCCTTCATTCAGTCAAGCAAATTTCATCTCAATCCACATTTCCCATCAGCCTTTCCTCGGCATTGAGATTTTTTCTAGGTTGGGAGTCACCTTGCAGGCTTGGACCTGGCTTTGCAGGGCTTCGTGCACTGTTTGCTTTACAGCTTTGTCTCAGCAGAGGACCTCCTGGCACACCAGCTTCACCCATGCTGCAGCCACCTGTCCTGGAGCAGTAGTCAGCACCAGGCCTGGACCAAAAAAGCTGAACCCAATGGAAGCCCCCTGCCTCGGGAGCAACTGATATTTGTAGGGACGCTGACTGACCTGCCTGAAGACTCGGAGCAAGACTTCAGGAATGGAAGCCTGTATGTGAGCGATAACACTGGAACCCTGGGCTGTGAGGTGAGTGGAAGGGTGAGGTCATATGCACAGGTCCTAACAGGTGTCTAAGGGGTCAAGACAGGTGATGAAAGCTTGAGGCAGTGGCTTGGATGCCAGGGTCATGGATCACCATTGCTCTTGGTCTTTTCTAGCTCATAGATCTGGACCTTTCTTGGTTGGGCCATCTCTTTCTGTTCCCCAGTTGGAGTTACCTTCCTCCTGCCAGATGGAATTCCTCAGGTCAGGGGCACTTGGAACTCTGGGATGCCCCTGTGCCAGTGTTTCCTTTGACCATTGATCCTGACCCCCCCGTGCCCATTCCTGTATTCTACCCGGAGACTGCTTCCTGCCTGCTCTCAGTCAGGTAATTTTTGCCTCTCCAGGGGGAGGATGGTGGGTcagtggaaggaagggaaggtATTGATCTTAATAGGAATGGGATATTCCAAATGAAGAGATAGATGGAGCTTAAAGTGTTAAGAATGCTACAGGTTGGATTCTCAGGGGGAATTTTGCCTTATTTAAGGGTAAGAAGAGTTAAGTTTTTAGAGTAATGGCTTTGGGCTATGGACACTTTGTATCACTACCAGGTTATTTTTTTACAGTGGGAAGGGAGACATTTGTAGGGggataaaaaagagaagaaaaatgaacataACTTCTTCCTATTCTCTTCCCTCTCAGCAAGCCCAAGGTATTGCAGCTGAACCTGGCTGGAACTCTGATTGGATTGAGTGCTCTGGTGAGGAATCAAAAGAAAGCTTACTTCGTCCTGTCTCTAGGCAGGCCATCGGCACCTGATAGCCGTGTGTCTGTCATCGTGCAGGTGAGGGTCAGGGTCCTTCCGGGGCCGCGGTGGGGTGCCAGACGTGAGGACAGTGGGGGAAGGCTGATGTCTGGAACAGGCCTGGAGAGCACAGttccagggaggggcagggcctggtggtTGTGCAGTTCAGTTGAGCAGACAGTGCTTCTGTTGTGTACATGAAGGTTTGAAAACaggtttaatcatttttattcatttgaaagtcagagccacAGTGGGTGGCTGGCTCTCAggtactgctgcctcccaagggcgttggcaggaagttggattgaaagtggaggcaGGATTTTACCCGTCAATGTGATGTGGATGCTGTCTAGCCAGTTGTGTCATAACATGTGTGTaagtgtgcgtgcacacacatgcactcctACCACCCCTGGGTATATGACACTTTTAAAATCTGCCAGAATTACTTGTTTGTTTTCCTCTGCATTAGAAGGATGACCAAGAGGCAGGCATTATGGCCCAGCAGGTTTAAGCACACAATCTGTATTAAGTGTGCCAGAtggagtcctagctactccatacatcccacccagcttcctgctaatgtacttggaggCAGAGAATGGGGGGCCAAGGGCCTGGGTCCCTGTTGCACAcacagatggagcttctggcccCTGACCTAAGCCTGACCTGCCCCTGAttgtggtgggcatttgaggagccaaccagaggatggaagagcaatctctctccctttccttccctttccatctctttctctctatccctccttccctctctcttcctctcaacctttcaaatgtataatatatattttttaaagattatttttattggaaaggcagacttacagagagaaagagagacagaaaaagatcttctgtccactggtttcttcccaaatgactgcaacgaccagagctgagctgatccataagccaggagccaggagcttctttaggatctcccttgcaggtgtagggtcccaaggctttgggccatttccactgctttcctaggccacaggcagggagctggatgggaagcggagctgctggaagatgaaccgatgcccatatgggattccagcacttgcaaggggaagactagttaatttttatatatatatatatataaaaacatgatgtacatatatgtatattgatACGTATATACAATATGTCAATATGTatgtaatacatacatacacacatatatagtagCTGcccagattttttattttaatttttctttccagCTTAAAGAGAGTCTTAAACATTATCTCTACTTGAGAATATTCTAAATTTCCCAGACACTGTTAGAAAATTCTGTTGGCTCGTTCACTTGAGTATTATAATCTATGTTGGAGAAATGTGCTTGGAGTAGAATATGTTTTTCTGGTGATTTATTATCTTACTGTGGATCTTGTAGTGATGTGTGAAATAAACAGAACTATTTGAGGCTGTGTGTAGTTTCCAAGGTGTGTGGTGTAGTGTGTAACTGTTCCAACAGGTCAGCCAGAGCTTATTGTGTGGGAGCAGGCTTTGTGAGGATTTTAGCCCTAACCCAGCCCTCCTAGAGGATACATGGGGCTTGAATTGCTAAGAGAGAAGAGGAGGTTGCAGActtcccaccaggcccgcctctcaGACACCGTAATTGGATGATGCCTCCACCCCTTAATCCATTTATCTGCTGTTAAAAGCAGCCTTGGGTTCTCAGGATCTGCATGATTTGGGAAGCTGAGTCACTTTCAAACTACAGCAGGCCTCAAGCATTTTGGATAGGAGAGACTCGGCTCCTTCAGGGCACTGTTCAAGTTCATCTTTATTCACCAGAAGTCTGTCACCGCTCTCTTTTCAATGTGTGTTGTGCCTTTGCAGAATACATATCATTTTTGACACATGACCGTAAATGGCTCTGTGTAATTAGTTAGTTAAAGTCTGCATTCCCCAGTGGTTTGaaataaattggaaaagaggaaacagTTTGTCATAGTTTCCTTAACATCTGTTCTAATACTGGATACTTGTATTGATTACATGTTGTTAcattagtgaatttttttttgttcttagaAGGATATTTATATATTGTAAAGGAAGTTTTAGGGGGTGATGTACATCCTGGGAAAGGGATTAGGGGATAGTTGGCACTTTCTGTGAGAGAGGAGACACCCTGCAAGTCCTCCGGGCTGAGAGGTGCTCTGCAAACCTAGAGGCtgaggcaggggagggaaggcGTACAAGGGCCAGGCGATGGAGAAGACTCTGGTGGGGAAACAGTGCTGCCAGCAGTGTGTCCCATGTTGTGTTGCCTGCCTCTGCTCCAACCAGAACCCCAGCCACCTGGTATGGCACCGAGTCCTTCAGCTTGACAGGGCTTACGTGCTGACAGGACTGCGAGCGTCCAAGGTCCGTGGTCACCGATACCGTGTTTGGACAACCGGTCCTTCCTCCCAGCTGATGCCGCTTAAGCCAGATTGTGTGCAGGAGCTGGAGTTAGAAGAATCCCTCTTAGAGCCTGATCCCCAAGCTTACTCTATGTCTAGCAGCTCCCAGGATAGCAGCTCTCAGGACAGTGAGAGGCAAAAAGATCTTGACCGGGACTCCAAGCTCTTGCATTATGAGGTGAGAGTGAAGGGGAGATGTGGGAACTTGTGGGGCAAATGTTGTGGGTCTCTGAGGAGGAAGGAAACTGTTACTAACTGGCCTCTGACCTCTCCACAGGGAACAGTCACGGGTGTGTTTAATGAGCCTGCCGGCTTCTATGAGCTGGACGGGCAGCTGGGGCTCTGCCTCGCCTACCAGCAGTTCCACTGCTTCAGGCGGGTGATGCGGCCAGGAGTCCATCTGAAGGTATGTGAGAGGTCAGGCCTGAGGGTGAGGGAACCTCTGAGCAGCTACTCTTCTGCTGGCTGGTCCCTTCACAGGGTAACTTACACACAccaaaaaatgatacaaataacTGGAGTATTGTTAGGGATAGCTATGTTAGGAAGGAAGGCTTTAGGTTGGCAAGAAGTTTATGGGGTGTTGGGAGAGGGCCAAGCCAGAGCACCTGCTTCACAGAAGAACCTGAAGCATAGGCTGAGGACCAGAATGATGGTAGGTGCTCTGGGAGAGGCCAAAGCTACACTTGTTCAGCCAGGAGCCACCTGGGCTCTAGGAGGCTGACCTCAGGGGGTGGTCCTGATGGGAGGTGAGGCATGAGGACCAGCCAGTGTGGGATGTCCTCTGGGACCCAGCCGGTGGAAAGTGCAGCCAGCTTGCCTGGGGCTGTTGACTTGGGAGCTTTGCTTCCACTCTCACTTTGTCTGCTTTCCCCAGCTCCTGGATGTTCACCTCCTGCAGTCAGTGGGCGGAGGGACAAAGATCCCGGTGCTGGCCCCCTGCTTCCATGGCGCTGTTGTGGTTCGGGGCTTCTCTCCTCAGAAGCCCAGCACTCAGTCGGCCTACCAGGTCTACGGGGCCTCTCTGTATGAGCAACTGATATGGGAGCGTCAGTTAAgtcttcctctctacctttgGGCCTCCAAGGCTCTGGAGGAGCTGGCCTGCAAGTAAGAAAGGGGATGTGGGGCAGGGGCGGTGGAAGTAGGGCAGCAGACTCCTGGGGGGGCAGCATTCTTGCTGGGAAAGTGATTGCCTTTTTTCCCTGCCCAAGGCTGTGTCCCCACGTGCTGAGACTCCCCCAGTTCCTACAACGTTCCTCTCCCGGGAACCAAGGCCTGGGCTTTCAGCTTGTGTCCCCCACTCTGGATGCTCTGACTCCAGCAGAATGCCACCCTCGCAAGGTCTTCAATGAGATCCTCATCGAGCCACATCGCTGTCCTCTTCTGAAAGTAGGGGAACTGTGGAAGGTGGGCGACGGGCTGCTGCCAGGGGACACTATCGGATGTCTCTTCTCTTGCCCTCAGTACTCTAGGCTGCAGaccccctgctgcttcccactgcTGGCCACCTTGCGAGAGGAGGCAGAGCGCAGGGCGTGGGCCTCTTTTGAGCCAAAGGCCCTCCTGCCCCTTCCAGAAGCTGCCCACCTAACCAGCAGCCAACTCAATCAccgcctggcctggtcctggctcaatctgctgccctctgccttttACCCAACCCAGGTAAGGGAGCTCACCCAGCTCAGGGGGCttactgtttgtttttgttttttttttttccctcatcctCATTGCCATTACCAAGTAACTGTCACTTTGACTGTGCTGGCTTTCTGCCTAGGCTGTTCATATGATCTTGGCCCTTAGCAATTCATTCTTCCTGCAGCAACTAGAAAGGAGGTAGAACTGTAAGTTGGTTTACAGAACTCTTGCCTAAATCTGAGTGCTTTTCCCTGAGAGCCCAGACCTTCGGTTCTCAGAGCGTCTAAAATGAAGCCAGGCTCCCTTACCACATCCCATGAAGTCGTGTGTAAGCTCTTGCCTCCAGCTCCAACTTGTATTCTTTCCCTCCTGCTGTTAAACTATGAGCACATGTGGGCTTTTTCGTGTtgttcttcccccaccccaaatgTAATTGTTGTGAGGTCAGCATCGGGCACAGCGTGGATGCCCAGTGCCTGTTCAATAAATAGCAGAGACTTTTTCATCTTCTTGATCTTCATGCAGGTTCTACTTGGAATCCTGACAGCTTCGTGTCATAAAGCTTTTCTGCAACTTCGGGACCAAAGTGGTTGTCTGCCTTGCCTGATCCTGGTCGAGCACTCACAACCCCTCATGGACACAAAGCTCCTAGGTTTGGAAAGAAGGCGGTGGTGGGGGGGAACTGGGGTAACCTGGAGAGGTGCCTGGGTAGGAGGTGCTGAAGGGACATGTGTTGATCACTAGCTTTGGGAGAAGTTCAGGAGAACAGCGTGGCAGGTAGAGAGAAGGAGCGACCGTTCCCAGCCTTCATTTCTCCCTGTAGCTCCTATGCTGAGTTTTTGACAGGATTCCAATTCTTAGTTTAGAAACAGAAGCTCTTATTTGGGCTTATTGGAGTTCGTGTTTAAGGGAATCCTGAAGTGGACAGTTTCCTAGATTTAGACCCCAGGCATTTTCGGAATTTGTCAGAAAGTACCATCCGGGCCTTTCAGCCTGGGCAGCTGGGTGCAGGACTGGATCCAGGGCTGAAGCCATCTGTAGAGGCACCATGCTCCCCTCTCTGGGGGCGCTCAGCTGCAGGTCTTCACAGTGTTTTAGGGAGCAATTTAGAGGGGGCAGTGAGACCTGCAGGaacttctctttcactctccacCCCGTGTTCTCATGCTAGACCAGAGGGCCTTGTCATTGCAGGCTGCCTGGTACGGGTGGAGAAGTTCCAGCTGATTGTGGAGAGGAACATCCGGAGCGCCTTCCCCTCCTggaaggagctgggccagaccaactTCATCAACAAGCGGCAGGCCAGGTGGTGGGGTCTCAGGGATGGCGAgggcctggggcagctggggaggCCGAGAGTTGACCTGCCTCTTCCTTGgcttccccacagaatctatgcCCAGTTCTTCCTGGCGGACGCCCTCATCCTCCCTGTGCCTCGAGCCTTCATTCATGCCTTCCCCTCAGGATCTTCTTCAATAGAGTCCACCTACCCGGAGGCACCCGTTATGGAACAGAGCCGGCTGTTCCTAGTGTCCCACAAGGAGGGCCTCATGAGGCGGAATTGCTGTGCCCCCCCAAGAAACAGTCCTGAGGGGCCCAGGCCAACTCTCAGTTTCTATGTGTCCGGGAGCTGGCTTGGGGGCACCCAGAAGAAACAGGGGGCTGAGTGGGGCCCGCCTGAACCCCAGGGAGATGAGAATGAGGATCAGAAGGTAAGTCGGGGCTCAGAGATCTAGGAGCTGACCTCCTGTGCCCTGAGGCCTTGCCTGGAACTGCAGCATACCGCTGTCTTTGTGCACAGGTTCTCCTCATCTTCCATGGCTCTTCAGTCCGCTGGTTTACATTCGTGTACCCTGGGCAAGTGTACCGACTCGTAGCTCCCGGCCCCCCAGTGAGTGCCCTGTTTCATCATAGCCATCTCCACAGAGCTGACTGGGGGTTGGAGTGTGGAGAAGCTATGCCAGTGCCTTGTCCCCCAGATCTTCTTGCGAAAGTGGATTTAGATCAGCCAGAAAGACTGTCTGCATTGAGATCGCTTCCTGAAACAACACAGCCCACGGTAGCATCCCTCAGCAGCTGTCTTCCTGTTTCCCGCAGACACCCAGGACATTTGAGGCCAGTGAGTCATCATGCATCTCCCAGCGTCCTCTGGAGCTGGCTGGCTGCGTGTCCTGCCTCGTGGTCCGGGACGAGTGGATCTTGGAGCTGGAGAGCTCCCAGGACATTGCTGATGTACTGAGTGAGAACAGGACACTACCCGAATCATCGCTGAACCACCTGCTCAGTGGCAGGTGAGGGTCTGCCCGCCCCTCTGGCTCACTGGTCATACCCTCTTAGCCTGTGCCAGGGAGGTCTATTCTCTGTTGTCACATGCTGCTATGGGTGCTTCTGTGGTCAAAGGAATGACATCAGGGTAGAAGGGAAGTTGAGCTCCATTCTTGATCCCCTGCACCCCGCCAGCTTGCTATGAACATGAGCAGGCCCCCTCAAAAATAAGGCAACTCCTCAGCaaggaaaggaaattaaaagataaagaagAGAGATGCAGATCTAGAGAAAGGCCTCCCTATAGTGCAAAAAACGTGGCTGATTTGGAACTCCCAGAACAAGTGGACTTTCTTTGTATAAGCTTTCCAGAGTGGCCACCAGTACCAAGAGAAGCTGCTGAGATGGTCTGCCCCTGGGAAGGGAAGATGAAATCCCAGTGGACTGTCTGTAACTTTCACGGAGTTCGCCTCTGGTAGAGGTGAATGATTTAGGGACGTAGGATTTGGAGGCAGTGGTGTGAGCCTCAATGCATGCTCAAGTGATGCCCTGCCAGAGACACTGGCGACAAGTCTGGATCGAACACTGGCAAGAGCCCTGGTCCCAAGGTGGCGTGGGTTTCTTCTGCTCCATGCCATCTTTCCCCAAGCCCTGTCCCTTTGTAGTATGTGGTTTGACAAAGCTTAGGGTCCCTACGTGTGTTGCCTCCTAGCAGAGATgtttttccctctgcctctctttggGTCTTACCCTCACAGCTACGAGCTTTCATGCGTCTCcattctgtgtcttcctctgaCCTTCCAGCTCCAACGACTCCTTGGTGTCTTTCTCGGCCAAGATTTTGTCACGGACGCTGTGTGAGCCACTTCAGGGGCCTGTGAGGAGGAAGCCTGGTATGGGCCCTCACTCTGGCAAGGGGTGTGAATGGGAAGGCCGGGACAGAACAGTCCTGACCCATCTCACCAAGTCTCCCCACTGCTGCAGAGGATGGCAGGACCACACACCGGGCAGTGAGGCTGACCGTGGTCCTGCAAACTGCTGACTGTGAATTCCCCCCTCACCTGGACATCTATGTTGAAGACCCACACTGGCCTTGCCTGCAAGGAGTCCTCCCAGGAGCCCTGATCCACTTTAGCCAGCTGGAGAAGAAGGTTTCCAGGTGAAGGGGGGTGTCCCGTGGGCCACTCTCCACATACCCAGGGGGGTGTCCCGTGGGCCACTCTCCACATACCCAGGGGGGTGTCCCGTGGGCCACTCTCCACATACCCAGGGGGGTGTCCCGTGGGCCACTCTCCACATACCCAGCTCCCCTGCgggggctgctgcacccactctGCAGCACCGCTTTCTGTATGTCCGTCCGCCCTGCCCTGTGGTTCCCCTCCAGACATCCCTCGTGGCAAGGGGACAAGCCTGTGAGTCAGGATCCTTCAGTCCCAGCACCCCACAGTTTGATGTCATTCCCCTCCGCCTCTCTGCTCTTTTTCCACTTGTAGATCCCACAATGTTTACTGTTGTTTCCGGTCATCCAGTTACATGCAGATCCTGAATTTTCCCCCGGAGAGCACAGTCAGGTCAGCATCCCACGGTCCGGACTGCTAAGCTTCATGGCTTCACACCTGCATGTCACGCACGTTCCTGGCTCCCCAAGTTTGTCCTGAGTTGGGTCTTCTCATCCTAGCAGTGCATGTTCTTGTCGGGAAAATTCCCTCTGCCTCAGATCACCGAGGCCCCAGTACCTGTCATTTTGCCCAGAGATGTAGGGTGTCTTGGTTCTAGTCTCTTGAAGGCTTTCCATTCTGGACTGAACATCTCTGCGTTCTTGCTGAAAACCAGTGGGTGACTTTTAGAAATCAGGGATctgcatgggggcagggtccaggGGACTTCGAGGAGAGCAGGGGGCCCACTGCTGTCCCTTCCCTGTTAATCCCAACAGGGCCTCCTCCCCCACTTCTCAACCTCTTTCTCTCCAGTGTTCCACTGCCCAGCATCTACCTGGCCCAACTTGTGCGGGGCGACCAAATCCCCTTCCAGGCCACTGTCTCCTGTCATATAGTTTCCGTCTTCAGCCTCCAGCTGCACTGGATTTGTGCTCGCTGTACCAGTCTCTGCCCCCAGGTGAGAGAGAGGGCACAGGCTGAGCAGGGGGTGGCAGGCCAGGGGAGGTACCAGGACCTAAAGCATTTTCTCAAGCACTGTCTTCATCTCAGGGCAGGTGCATCCGTCAGAGCCCTGCTTGCTCCACTCAGATGTCCATCAGCCAGGCCAGTATCAGGTGAGTACCCACAGTGGCCACATGTGGCAACCCCTGTACTTTCTGCTAGTGCACTTAACTCTGCTCTTGCTGGGTAAGCCTGATTCCGATTCCCTGCTGGTGGGAGTGGCTGCAtactttttgaatgaatgaatgattgaaaTGAGCTAAAGAAAGGCCCCAGGGGGTCCAGAAAGCCTGTGGGTCAAGGGACTAGCCACCTGGCTTGGCTGTGGAGCTGCTGTTTTCCTCCCCGGCCCCCAGGCTCCTGGTGGAGGATGGAACTGCTGCGGCCCTGGTGACCTGCAACAACCATCACGTGGCAGCAGCCCTGGGGCTGGGTCCCAGTGAGTGGACGGCCCTCCTGGAGTTGGTCCGGGGGCCAGGGAAAGTGGCCTTGCAGTTTACGGGCTCTGGGGCCCAACCGGaggtgagcagggctggggagctgggggcTTGGGCAGGAGCTGtcggagccagggccttgggtaATCCTGAACTTCTTTTCTAGCCGTCGGCCCGGGTCGGTGAGTCCTTAACCCACTTTCTCCGGACGCTGTGTACGAGTCCCTGCGTCCTCCGCCCCATCGTGCTTGCTTTTGAACTTGAGAAGAAGCCGTCTAACATCGCCCCTTTAGGTACAGGTGGAGCTGGGAATGGCGGGGGAGATGATGCAGACGGCAGGTTCCTGGGAGGGGAACGGGGATGAGGAACGGAGAGGGGGTTTCTGGTGGGAAATGAGAGCCCCTGGCGGCGCAGTGAGCTTTCCCCGCTCTGCGTTTTCAGAACCGCCTCGGCTGCAGCAGTTCGTGTGTGGAGAGCGCCCTCTGCTGACGCGAGTGAACCCCCGGCTGCGGCTGTCCTGCCTGTCCATCCAGGAGCCCGCGCCCCCCGCCTCGGTAGGGGCCTCTGTCTCCGCGCCCTAAACTGCAAGGCCTCGCCAACCCGGCAGCCGGGGGCCCGGGTCCTTCCCCGCGCTGCCCCTGTTTGGGCCCCACTGCCGGGGCTGGCCTTGGCAGTGCCAGCGTGCCTGGGAGAGACTGGGAGCAGCCGCAGGGCCAAGCTGCGGGATCCTTCCCTCTGTGGCTGGAGGCGCCCCTGCGCACCGGGGCTGTGACTGTGCGACGGGGTGCCGGCAATAAAGCCTTCTGGTGACGGGGCTCATCTTCACTCATCCCTGGGGCCCCGGGTCTCCTGCCTTCCCGCCGGTCGGTCCGTCATTCCCATCATCTCACCCCTTGTGCCGGAAGAGGATGACTTGGAGAAGAGCTGCTGGTCCGGCAGAGGACGTAGTACCTAGTTGGGGATCCCCGAGAATGAagtgtggggaagtggggtggGAATGGTTGGGTCATGTCTGATGCTGACCCAAAGGGGCCGTCCTGGGGGCGCGTGGTGGTCCGCCGAGGCCGCAGGAAGCTCCAGGTGACAGGCGGGACAAGGAAGGTTTGCAGGAGCGCGTACACTGGCTGGTGTTTGTCCCGTCTAGGCTACAGCCCGGACAGACCTTTTGGGGATTTACGGGCTTCCTGGCTGTTAGGAATCGGTTCCCGGTGTTATTTTGGAACTTTTGGACCACTTTTAGACACATAAAGCGATATATATTGTGTGGCAGCAcgccaatttttttttgttttacggATGTCATGAGTAGGGGTGTGCAAAAGGATTCATGCAGTGGCCGGTTAGCTCAGTTGGTTAGAGCGTGGTGCTAATAACGCCAAGGTCGCGGGTTCGATCCCCGTACGGGCCAaagctttttccttttctatacGCACCTCCCGGGTAAATTCCTTCCGGAGCCACGATCGTTACTGTCACAAAACCCCACAAAACTACTTCTGAAAACCTCGAATACCCGAGTCCCCCCTGGACTCCTGTGTCTTCTTGGCATCCGGGGAGGCG includes the following:
- the CTC1 gene encoding CST complex subunit CTC1 is translated as MASRGARPASSEEVWLQTAQTFIQKTLCPASKEPDAQLPQLVIDCVKTVWLSQKRSQNSTLPLSYSFVSAEDLLAHQLHPCCSHLSWSSSQHQAWTKKAEPNGSPLPREQLIFVGTLTDLPEDSEQDFRNGSLYVSDNTGTLGCELIDLDLSWLGHLFLFPSWSYLPPARWNSSGQGHLELWDAPVPVFPLTIDPDPPVPIPVFYPETASCLLSVSKPKVLQLNLAGTLIGLSALVRNQKKAYFVLSLGRPSAPDSRVSVIVQNPSHLVWHRVLQLDRAYVLTGLRASKVRGHRYRVWTTGPSSQLMPLKPDCVQELELEESLLEPDPQAYSMSSSSQDSSSQDSERQKDLDRDSKLLHYEGTVTGVFNEPAGFYELDGQLGLCLAYQQFHCFRRVMRPGVHLKLLDVHLLQSVGGGTKIPVLAPCFHGAVVVRGFSPQKPSTQSAYQVYGASLYEQLIWERQLSLPLYLWASKALEELACKLCPHVLRLPQFLQRSSPGNQGLGFQLVSPTLDALTPAECHPRKVFNEILIEPHRCPLLKYSRLQTPCCFPLLATLREEAERRAWASFEPKALLPLPEAAHLTSSQLNHRLAWSWLNLLPSAFYPTQVLLGILTASCHKAFLQLRDQSGCLPCLILVEHSQPLMDTKLLGCLVRVEKFQLIVERNIRSAFPSWKELGQTNFINKRQARIYAQFFLADALILPVPRAFIHAFPSGSSSIESTYPEAPVMEQSRLFLVSHKEGLMRRNCCAPPRNSPEGPRPTLSFYVSGSWLGGTQKKQGAEWGPPEPQGDENEDQKVLLIFHGSSVRWFTFVYPGQVYRLVAPGPPTPRTFEASESSCISQRPLELAGCVSCLVVRDEWILELESSQDIADVLSENRTLPESSLNHLLSGSSNDSLVSFSAKILSRTLCEPLQGPVRRKPEDGRTTHRAVRLTVVLQTADCEFPPHLDIYVEDPHWPCLQGVLPGALIHFSQLEKKVSRSHNVYCCFRSSSYMQILNFPPESTVSVPLPSIYLAQLVRGDQIPFQATVSCHIVSVFSLQLHWICARCTSLCPQGRCIRQSPACSTQMSISQASIRLLVEDGTAAALVTCNNHHVAAALGLGPSEWTALLELVRGPGKVALQFTGSGAQPEPSARVGESLTHFLRTLCTSPCVLRPIVLAFELEKKPSNIAPLEPPRLQQFVCGERPLLTRVNPRLRLSCLSIQEPAPPASVGASVSAP